The following coding sequences lie in one Candidatus Nitrospira allomarina genomic window:
- a CDS encoding zinc metallopeptidase, with translation MRMILLFLLLMIIVLGPQLWVWWVFRQYRQHREDLGGTGGELARHLLNRFGLQQVRVEPTPMGDHYNPETKVVGLNPQHYNGRSLTAAVIAAHEVGHALQDHEGYTLLKDRTHLIKFAQKAEKAGSYLMLGIPVLAGVTRIPAVGLAVLAVAIGTMSVSAMVHLITLPVEWNASFRRALPILREGGYLAPPDLHGAKRILTAAALTYVASSLFSLVNMWRWIRLVRR, from the coding sequence ATGCGCATGATTCTTCTTTTTCTCCTGCTCATGATTATCGTGTTGGGACCCCAACTGTGGGTGTGGTGGGTCTTCCGCCAATATCGTCAACACCGTGAGGATCTTGGAGGAACGGGAGGGGAATTAGCGCGGCATTTGCTCAATCGGTTTGGTCTGCAACAGGTGCGCGTGGAACCCACGCCGATGGGAGACCATTACAATCCCGAAACCAAAGTCGTCGGTTTGAACCCACAGCATTACAACGGTAGATCCCTCACAGCGGCCGTTATCGCAGCGCATGAAGTCGGCCATGCTTTGCAAGATCATGAGGGCTATACCCTCTTGAAAGATCGAACTCATTTGATCAAATTTGCGCAGAAAGCCGAAAAGGCCGGGTCCTATCTGATGCTGGGCATTCCTGTCCTGGCTGGAGTGACCCGGATTCCTGCAGTAGGTCTTGCCGTCTTAGCCGTGGCGATCGGGACCATGAGCGTCTCCGCAATGGTGCATCTCATCACCTTACCCGTGGAATGGAATGCCAGTTTTCGACGGGCCCTGCCGATCCTCAGAGAAGGCGGCTACCTGGCACCTCCGGATTTGCATGGCGCCAAACGTATCCTCACTGCTGCCGCCCTCACCTATGTCGCTTCCTCACTCTTCAGCCTGGTGAATATGTGGCGGTGGATTCGCCTCGTCAGGCGGTAA
- a CDS encoding tetratricopeptide repeat protein: protein MRIPFSSCVSVFSSVHAHQLLLSWFVLGGILSGSPLFAAGSFQEDCLGKSPAGIALQSHLVAGKSGKVDSMFCAGAIHLYVQHDINKALPWLEKAANGGDQRAPLVLGILYEKGNGIPENPATAARWYQKGMDNGNPAAVRRLAELFRLGLGVPHDESKVKELLEKAAAMGDKAAPKFIEKHEQDRLHPKAGQSIKEEAYRAYKQKQFEKAAKLYRQCADMGNDQCQLALGVQYEFGEGVPKNESQAVAWYRKSADQGNAIGQKTLGLMYELGKGVGENWAEAFRLYSLSAPKYKDGAFALGRMYEFGMGVPQNRALAIETFKKAASLGHPDGNYWARWLNNYTNCIGFRNEEEQKTLGFLRCPADPVGVTFRNNNERLAYMREKGKEFDQMEAEARARQAERGKATNESSCNFAGGVWMGRNSSSGGYCQ, encoded by the coding sequence ATGCGGATACCCTTTTCCTCCTGCGTCTCTGTTTTTTCTTCTGTCCACGCGCACCAATTATTGCTGTCGTGGTTCGTGCTGGGCGGAATATTGTCCGGAAGTCCTCTCTTTGCCGCTGGCTCGTTTCAAGAAGACTGTCTTGGAAAATCACCGGCCGGCATCGCCTTGCAGAGCCATCTTGTCGCGGGGAAATCCGGCAAGGTGGACTCCATGTTCTGCGCCGGAGCGATTCACCTCTACGTGCAACATGATATCAATAAAGCGCTCCCCTGGTTGGAAAAAGCCGCCAACGGGGGCGACCAGCGGGCGCCGCTGGTCCTAGGCATCCTCTATGAAAAGGGAAACGGAATTCCAGAAAACCCCGCTACTGCCGCCAGGTGGTATCAAAAAGGCATGGACAATGGAAACCCTGCAGCCGTTCGGCGCCTGGCGGAATTATTCCGCCTCGGCTTAGGCGTACCGCACGACGAATCCAAGGTGAAGGAACTTTTGGAAAAGGCTGCGGCGATGGGAGACAAGGCCGCACCGAAATTTATTGAAAAGCACGAACAGGATCGCTTGCATCCCAAAGCCGGGCAGAGCATCAAAGAGGAAGCCTATCGGGCCTACAAACAGAAGCAATTCGAAAAGGCCGCCAAGCTGTATCGCCAATGCGCGGACATGGGCAACGACCAATGCCAGCTCGCGCTCGGTGTCCAATACGAATTTGGGGAAGGTGTCCCAAAAAACGAAAGCCAGGCTGTGGCGTGGTATCGAAAATCCGCAGATCAGGGGAATGCCATCGGTCAGAAAACGCTCGGCCTCATGTACGAATTGGGAAAGGGTGTGGGGGAGAATTGGGCTGAGGCGTTTCGCCTTTATTCCCTGAGCGCACCGAAGTATAAGGATGGAGCGTTCGCTTTGGGTCGCATGTATGAATTCGGCATGGGCGTGCCGCAAAACCGGGCACTAGCGATCGAAACGTTTAAGAAAGCCGCCAGCCTTGGACATCCGGATGGAAACTATTGGGCACGCTGGCTCAACAATTACACCAACTGCATCGGCTTCCGAAATGAGGAAGAGCAGAAGACGCTTGGATTTCTACGCTGCCCGGCCGATCCCGTCGGCGTCACTTTTCGCAACAACAACGAACGGTTGGCATACATGCGAGAAAAAGGAAAGGAATTTGACCAAATGGAAGCTGAAGCTCGTGCACGCCAGGCCGAAAGGGGAAAGGCCACAAACGAATCCTCATGTAACTTCGCCGGCGGAGTCTGGATGGGCCGCAATTCTTCAAGCGGCGGCTATTGCCAATAG
- a CDS encoding DUF488 domain-containing protein produces MEIDQPSGLSKPGDTHSPETPVSPVLWTIGHSTRPIEELVGLLQSHGIQLLVDVRTIPFSRRNPQFHQKTLAQSLREAGLQYRHMPELGGRRKTRQDSVNVGWRNAGFRGYADYMQTQKFWGGLEELVNIGQQSPSAVMCAEAVPWRCHRTLIADALVIRGWTVHHIISASSLKTHALTPFAKPDAGRLTYPSEASSESTLRLF; encoded by the coding sequence ATGGAGATTGACCAGCCCTCTGGACTCAGCAAGCCTGGCGACACTCACTCGCCTGAGACACCCGTGTCTCCGGTGTTGTGGACCATCGGTCATTCGACACGGCCTATTGAGGAATTGGTCGGGCTTCTTCAATCGCATGGCATTCAATTGTTGGTGGACGTCAGAACGATTCCGTTTTCACGGCGCAATCCGCAGTTTCACCAGAAGACTCTGGCCCAGAGTCTTCGTGAAGCCGGGTTGCAGTATCGCCACATGCCGGAGTTGGGAGGTCGGAGGAAAACCCGCCAGGATTCGGTAAATGTGGGATGGCGGAATGCGGGTTTCCGAGGTTACGCGGATTATATGCAAACTCAAAAGTTTTGGGGTGGGCTGGAGGAACTGGTGAATATCGGACAGCAGTCACCATCAGCCGTGATGTGCGCGGAAGCGGTGCCCTGGCGCTGCCACCGGACGCTCATAGCAGATGCATTGGTCATCCGTGGTTGGACGGTCCACCACATCATTTCGGCAAGTTCTCTCAAAACGCACGCACTCACGCCCTTTGCCAAGCCTGACGCAGGTCGCCTCACTTACCCCTCTGAAGCCTCCTCGGAATCGACTCTCCGACTATTCTAA
- a CDS encoding outer membrane protein produces the protein MEVSGKCLKKFAWLGTVSAFVLGFSMVHSPVGAADSIFSEKISKGDFSIGGRAMYYDPIGGDDSWYGGAQARWYLNDVFALEGSMDYRKNDYGSTTAKTFPLQLSGLVYLLPGKRLSPYLIGGGGWYYTDVKGPNNYSDAQQRFGLHGGAGLQLMVNQNWSVDGSYRWVWLERIHSKDQSGNSVSFHDEGHMVTIGLNYHF, from the coding sequence ATGGAAGTGTCGGGAAAGTGTCTAAAAAAGTTCGCGTGGCTTGGTACAGTATCCGCCTTCGTCCTCGGGTTCAGCATGGTCCATAGTCCGGTAGGAGCAGCCGATAGCATTTTTTCCGAGAAAATCAGCAAAGGAGATTTTTCCATTGGTGGTCGGGCCATGTATTACGATCCCATTGGCGGAGATGACAGTTGGTATGGAGGAGCCCAGGCCCGATGGTACTTAAATGACGTCTTTGCTCTTGAAGGGTCGATGGATTATCGAAAAAATGATTATGGTTCTACCACGGCCAAGACTTTTCCACTTCAGTTATCCGGCCTCGTCTATCTACTGCCGGGAAAGCGGTTGAGTCCTTATCTGATCGGGGGCGGGGGCTGGTATTACACCGATGTGAAGGGACCCAATAATTATAGTGATGCACAACAACGCTTTGGTCTTCATGGCGGTGCCGGCCTGCAACTGATGGTGAACCAGAACTGGTCGGTCGATGGGTCTTATCGGTGGGTCTGGTTGGAGCGAATTCATTCAAAAGATCAAAGTGGAAATTCGGTATCTTTTCATGACGAGGGTCATATGGTCACAATTGGTCTCAACTATCATTTCTAA
- a CDS encoding endonuclease/exonuclease/phosphatase family protein produces the protein MLGIIYPVLIFLALLIMTATLLPLLRVDEWWVRIFDFPRLQIFTIGVALAVALVYSIFYSEHAFGKWVLIALIPCLVYQAFRMFPYTRLAPKQALDSLKSPHEDLLSVLTANIYKNNRNASGFLNVVSSASPDVVLVIEPDQWWERHLSGLEASYPHTIKQPLGNTYGMLLYSRLKLRNSDIRFMVEDHLPSFFTEIELPSGRIIEFYGLHPRPPSFGQDTDERDAELLIVGREVARAKKPVVVTGDLNDVAWSYTTTLFQKISGMVDPRIGRGFFNTYHAKYPIFRFPVDHIFHSPAFRLVEMKRLSPIGSDHFPILAVLSYEPEDRTISGAPEADSDDRQEVDETLNKVQKYNDLHTPVPLTERQGHKVVGWL, from the coding sequence ATGCTGGGAATAATTTATCCCGTTCTTATCTTTCTGGCTTTGCTGATTATGACGGCAACCCTTTTGCCGCTTCTTAGGGTTGATGAGTGGTGGGTGCGTATCTTCGATTTCCCACGACTTCAGATATTTACCATTGGGGTGGCTCTCGCCGTGGCGCTGGTCTACTCGATTTTCTATTCAGAGCATGCGTTTGGGAAATGGGTGCTCATTGCACTTATCCCATGTCTCGTCTATCAGGCATTCCGGATGTTTCCTTACACGCGGTTGGCTCCCAAGCAAGCGTTAGATTCTCTCAAATCCCCTCATGAAGATCTTTTGAGTGTTTTGACAGCCAACATCTACAAGAATAATCGAAACGCATCAGGATTTTTAAACGTCGTATCGTCTGCCTCTCCCGACGTCGTGCTCGTTATTGAACCCGATCAGTGGTGGGAACGACACCTCAGCGGACTTGAAGCCTCCTATCCCCATACCATCAAACAACCTTTGGGCAATACTTACGGGATGTTGCTTTATTCACGATTGAAATTGCGAAACTCTGATATTCGTTTCATGGTTGAAGACCACCTTCCATCATTTTTTACTGAAATTGAGTTGCCGTCCGGAAGAATTATTGAATTTTATGGACTACATCCACGTCCTCCGAGTTTTGGCCAGGATACGGATGAACGGGATGCGGAACTTTTAATTGTTGGCCGGGAGGTGGCACGCGCCAAAAAACCCGTTGTAGTTACCGGAGATTTAAATGATGTGGCCTGGTCCTATACGACAACGTTATTTCAGAAGATTAGCGGAATGGTGGATCCTCGAATCGGCCGGGGGTTTTTCAATACCTACCATGCCAAGTATCCGATATTTCGCTTCCCCGTTGATCATATTTTTCACTCTCCCGCATTTCGTCTGGTTGAAATGAAGCGATTGTCGCCCATCGGGTCTGATCATTTTCCCATATTGGCGGTTTTATCGTATGAACCGGAAGATCGAACCATTTCCGGAGCCCCTGAGGCAGACTCAGATGATCGGCAAGAAGTCGATGAAACATTAAACAAGGTACAAAAATATAATGACCTCCACACACCTGTGCCCCTGACGGAACGCCAGGGGCACAAAGTCGTTGGATGGCTCTGA
- a CDS encoding BON domain-containing protein: MTTTFTNQLRVKAMLMVASVVCALAFSACASDPHGRSVGTTVDDAVITSSVKSSLIADDLVDAFEVEVDTHRSTVMLSGFVETQNQIDRAVEIAKKTDGVQKVVNKLAIKPKAMSKNN; this comes from the coding sequence ATGACCACCACCTTCACAAACCAACTGAGAGTCAAAGCCATGTTAATGGTGGCAAGCGTAGTATGTGCATTGGCATTTTCAGCATGTGCGAGCGATCCCCATGGGCGGAGTGTGGGAACCACGGTTGACGATGCCGTGATTACGTCATCGGTCAAGTCATCATTGATTGCCGATGACCTGGTGGATGCGTTTGAGGTTGAGGTTGATACCCACCGAAGCACGGTCATGTTGAGTGGATTCGTTGAAACACAAAATCAGATCGATCGGGCCGTGGAAATCGCAAAAAAGACAGATGGAGTCCAGAAGGTCGTTAATAAATTAGCGATTAAGCCCAAAGCGATGTCCAAGAACAATTAA
- a CDS encoding HNH endonuclease, with amino-acid sequence MTQPEQFYSLGDDDAIRRHIRIERENGKKLRKTPWWKAQIQKGECHFCHQQVGAENLTMDHVVPLARKGKSTRGNVVPACQSCNRSKNLTTPAETLLDQIKQKDIN; translated from the coding sequence ATGACCCAACCAGAACAGTTTTACTCACTCGGTGACGATGACGCGATCAGACGGCATATACGAATTGAGCGCGAAAACGGGAAAAAGTTACGGAAGACTCCCTGGTGGAAAGCCCAGATCCAAAAAGGGGAGTGTCACTTTTGTCATCAGCAGGTGGGAGCAGAAAACTTGACCATGGATCATGTGGTGCCATTGGCCAGGAAAGGAAAAAGTACCAGAGGCAATGTCGTCCCGGCCTGTCAGTCCTGCAACCGCAGCAAAAACCTCACTACCCCCGCTGAAACTCTCCTCGATCAGATAAAGCAGAAGGATATTAACTAA
- a CDS encoding dimethylarginine dimethylaminohydrolase family protein: MSRLLMCPPDYFGIEYEINPWMRVSNQSNGERARTQWKTLTQVLESEVGAKLEFMEPVPKLPDLVFTANAGVLHGGKAVPSQFRHPERQGEERYFIDWFTRKGYEVINLDPDINFEGAGDLLGFPDFWIGGYRQRSDIRAYVQLSEIFQKEIMPVELVDQRFYHLDTCFCPLSGGELLYFPPCFDSYAQTVLTSRIEQKKRFAVPSREGERFACNAVCIDRHVVLPTGCPETMAWLQKQGYTTHPVELDEFLKAGGSAKCLTLALD, translated from the coding sequence ATGAGCCGTTTATTGATGTGCCCGCCGGATTATTTCGGTATCGAATATGAAATAAATCCATGGATGAGAGTGTCCAATCAATCCAATGGAGAACGCGCCAGGACCCAATGGAAAACACTGACCCAGGTACTCGAGAGCGAGGTTGGAGCCAAACTTGAATTTATGGAACCGGTACCAAAACTTCCAGATCTGGTATTTACCGCCAATGCGGGTGTCCTACACGGCGGCAAGGCTGTACCCAGTCAATTCCGCCACCCGGAACGGCAGGGTGAGGAACGATATTTTATTGATTGGTTCACCAGGAAGGGCTATGAAGTCATCAACCTTGACCCCGACATAAACTTTGAAGGTGCGGGGGACTTATTGGGATTTCCGGATTTCTGGATCGGCGGCTACCGCCAACGAAGTGATATCCGCGCTTATGTCCAATTGTCGGAAATTTTCCAAAAAGAAATCATGCCTGTGGAACTGGTGGATCAACGGTTTTATCATCTGGATACCTGCTTTTGTCCCCTCAGTGGAGGAGAACTCCTTTATTTCCCCCCCTGTTTCGATTCGTACGCCCAAACCGTGCTGACCTCTCGCATAGAACAGAAAAAACGATTTGCCGTTCCATCCCGGGAAGGCGAGCGGTTTGCCTGCAATGCAGTGTGTATCGACCGCCATGTCGTGCTGCCGACCGGATGCCCGGAAACGATGGCGTGGCTACAGAAACAGGGCTACACCACCCATCCCGTGGAACTGGATGAATTTCTCAAAGCCGGTGGCTCCGCCAAATGCCTGACTCTGGCGCTGGACTAA
- a CDS encoding ornithine cyclodeaminase, producing MIVQTVTIQGHIIDSLILAKVLDDIVMLGGTFTLSEVTVGTRREDTSHATILIEAPTMELLQEILKIIQPHGAVVETEEDCTVEPAPADGILPEDFYATSHLATQIRWQGNWIDVPQPEMDLAIRLKTSPPSAQMVSMGSVRKGDLVVTGRKGVRVFPLERPKERDVFGFMEAQVSSERPHRHIIADVAKRMKAIHQQRKEGKGSGKVLFAGGPAIIHAGGREALAWIIEAGYIHVLFCGNALAAHDMEASLYGTSLGYNLGIGRSVPHGHEHHLRTINRVRALGSIQQAVKGGLIKEGIMAACVRRGVQMVLAGTIRDDGPLPDVITDSVKAQEAMRAAIPGVGLALLVASTLHAVATGNLLPASAPTVCVDINPAVPTKLSDRGSFQAVGLVMDSSSFLWELARELGWKG from the coding sequence ATGATCGTTCAAACCGTCACCATCCAAGGGCATATCATTGATTCACTGATCCTCGCGAAGGTTCTGGATGACATTGTCATGTTGGGAGGGACCTTTACCCTCTCGGAAGTCACGGTGGGAACCCGACGGGAAGACACTTCTCATGCCACCATCCTGATTGAAGCGCCCACGATGGAGTTACTACAGGAAATCCTGAAAATCATCCAACCCCATGGAGCTGTAGTTGAAACCGAGGAAGACTGCACAGTTGAGCCAGCCCCGGCTGATGGAATTTTACCGGAGGATTTTTACGCGACCTCTCATCTGGCCACTCAAATCCGGTGGCAAGGAAATTGGATCGATGTTCCGCAACCCGAAATGGATTTAGCCATCAGGCTGAAGACCTCCCCCCCTTCCGCGCAAATGGTTTCCATGGGCTCTGTAAGAAAAGGCGATCTGGTTGTCACGGGGCGGAAAGGGGTTCGGGTATTCCCGCTGGAACGTCCAAAGGAACGCGATGTCTTCGGGTTCATGGAAGCCCAGGTTTCTTCCGAACGCCCACACCGTCATATCATCGCCGATGTGGCCAAGCGAATGAAGGCGATCCACCAACAACGAAAAGAGGGCAAAGGGTCAGGGAAGGTGTTGTTTGCCGGTGGTCCGGCCATCATCCATGCGGGAGGACGGGAAGCCCTGGCATGGATTATCGAAGCGGGATACATCCATGTGCTCTTTTGCGGGAATGCCCTGGCCGCTCATGACATGGAAGCCAGCCTGTACGGAACGTCCCTGGGATATAACCTGGGGATCGGCCGTTCGGTGCCCCATGGACATGAACACCATCTTCGCACCATCAATCGAGTCCGGGCCCTAGGAAGCATTCAACAAGCCGTCAAAGGCGGTCTCATCAAAGAAGGGATCATGGCGGCCTGCGTGCGACGGGGGGTCCAGATGGTATTGGCCGGGACGATTCGCGACGACGGCCCTTTGCCGGACGTCATCACCGATTCCGTTAAAGCCCAGGAAGCCATGCGCGCGGCCATTCCCGGCGTGGGATTGGCCTTGTTGGTGGCCTCCACGCTGCATGCCGTGGCGACGGGAAATTTGCTACCGGCGTCGGCACCTACGGTCTGTGTTGACATCAATCCCGCCGTTCCCACAAAGCTGAGTGACCGTGGAAGCTTCCAAGCCGTCGGGCTGGTGATGGATTCTTCTTCTTTTTTATGGGAACTGGCGCGTGAACTGGGCTGGAAAGGATAG
- a CDS encoding HEAT repeat domain-containing protein: protein MATQPETTRSINPFIGLLGLGLIVAVIWIWNHLTFDTQDYITDEILPILGGILVLGIGIWVSTKKWRARKERLQLRDRLLQRFQKEPSAQKRRDLAFTLIEVNQFEAEGLETVTEPMAELFIWTLKTALGDKQHRIRGMSASYLGVLKHQASIPLLIRALEDDHAHVRACAALALGRMRAQDAKAILEEKMKEDWDQTVRSRSREALERIR, encoded by the coding sequence ATGGCAACACAACCCGAGACAACCCGTTCCATCAATCCGTTTATCGGCCTATTAGGTCTGGGCCTGATCGTAGCAGTCATATGGATATGGAATCATCTGACGTTTGACACTCAGGATTACATTACCGATGAGATCCTCCCCATACTCGGAGGCATTCTTGTCTTAGGGATAGGAATATGGGTCAGCACAAAAAAATGGCGCGCTCGCAAAGAACGTCTTCAGCTTCGTGATCGGCTCCTCCAACGCTTTCAAAAAGAACCTTCAGCCCAAAAACGGCGGGATTTGGCCTTTACACTGATTGAAGTGAACCAATTTGAAGCCGAAGGATTGGAGACCGTCACCGAACCCATGGCGGAACTCTTTATTTGGACATTGAAGACGGCACTTGGTGACAAACAACATCGCATACGGGGAATGTCAGCCAGTTACCTGGGGGTCTTGAAACATCAAGCCTCGATCCCGTTGTTGATTCGTGCGTTGGAAGATGACCATGCCCATGTGCGAGCTTGTGCCGCATTGGCCCTGGGCCGCATGCGGGCTCAAGATGCGAAGGCGATACTGGAAGAAAAGATGAAAGAAGACTGGGACCAGACGGTCCGCAGCCGGTCCCGAGAAGCGTTGGAACGAATACGATAA
- a CDS encoding MBL fold metallo-hydrolase: MKLTILGSGTNIHPTRAAAGYVFETDRPILLDFGPRTLSNLLQTGIDRHTIQHLLFTHYHADHFSDFIPFFFDAVCHSKFAQVRPDLTIYGPPGTQRLFRTIFRTFPNFSGSPFRVTLKEVHDRPFVIGHTQITPLPMIHSEQQICLGYRLEYQGRSAVVSGDAMASPNLFRLCQNADLAVLDCSFSSHQPGGSHMHAEECGKVAEEANIKKLILSHFYETADRSNVVAQARRFFSGPVIKGKDLQAFQVGRALSK; the protein is encoded by the coding sequence ATGAAGCTCACCATACTAGGTTCAGGAACCAATATTCATCCTACCCGCGCTGCGGCCGGGTATGTCTTCGAGACGGACCGGCCTATTCTACTGGATTTTGGTCCGAGAACGCTCTCAAATTTATTACAAACCGGCATAGATCGCCATACGATTCAACACCTACTCTTTACCCATTACCATGCGGACCATTTTTCTGATTTTATTCCATTTTTCTTTGATGCCGTGTGCCATTCAAAATTCGCGCAGGTTCGACCCGACCTCACGATTTATGGTCCACCCGGCACTCAACGACTCTTTCGAACCATTTTCCGGACATTTCCCAATTTTTCGGGTTCACCCTTCCGGGTGACCCTCAAAGAGGTCCATGATCGGCCGTTTGTGATCGGCCACACACAAATCACGCCCTTGCCCATGATCCATTCTGAGCAACAGATCTGTCTTGGCTATCGTCTTGAGTATCAGGGCCGGTCAGCGGTTGTTTCGGGAGATGCGATGGCCTCACCGAACCTGTTTCGCCTATGTCAGAATGCGGATCTGGCGGTCTTGGACTGCTCTTTTTCGTCTCATCAACCAGGTGGATCGCATATGCATGCGGAAGAATGCGGAAAAGTCGCAGAAGAAGCCAATATCAAAAAACTTATTCTTTCGCATTTTTATGAGACGGCCGATCGGTCGAATGTTGTGGCCCAAGCCCGCCGATTTTTTTCAGGACCCGTCATCAAAGGCAAGGACCTTCAAGCCTTTCAAGTGGGGAGAGCATTGTCAAAATAG
- a CDS encoding response regulator: MRILIVDDKKENLYLLDFLLKGNGYEVETANNGAEALEKLHVRNFDLIVSDILMPVMDGFQLCRNVKKEEQLKAIPLVFYTATYTDEKDEEFALGLGADKFIRKPKEPDEFMKIIKGIVSDRKQGKVISKPPDSQEEKEVFRLYSERLVMKLEKKMLDLEKEITERKHAEERQAEFGRILETSLNELYVFDGETLRCILVNKGARENLGYSMEELRGLSLPDLLEEVSPGPLREQLEALRIGNQHRVQVISAHRRKDGTTYPVEMHLECSTFESSPVFVAIVLDITERQKAEEALSQAETQLRQAQKMEVMGILAGGIAHDFNNILSAILVYADLSMHLVQKESRIYSNLQEVLAAGNRAKDLVRQVLAFSRQSEQGQRPIQLRPIIQEALSLLRASLPATIEVQQHYNTESDVILADPTQIHQVMMNLCTNAYHAMGEKGGILKIRLESIEVPSEVAASQLHQNPGAYVRITVADTGLGMAAEVREQIFKPYFTTKEESGGTGLGLAIVHSIVTKYGGVIRVESTPEQGTVFEIDLPHLDVPAAVETPSEDSIPGGSGHILFVDDEEVLVFFWKQALEDLGYTVEVRTSSVEALEVFRNAPDAFHAVITDMTMPHMTGEVLAREILQIRPNLPIILCTSFGQSSESMKVQATGIQTCLRKPLLIRDLAIALHQVLGQKHGGNV; the protein is encoded by the coding sequence ATGAGAATCCTAATCGTGGATGATAAAAAAGAGAATCTCTATCTCTTAGACTTTCTGTTGAAGGGAAATGGGTATGAGGTTGAGACAGCGAATAACGGAGCCGAGGCTTTGGAAAAACTTCATGTGAGAAACTTTGATCTCATAGTTTCTGACATTCTTATGCCTGTCATGGATGGTTTTCAGCTTTGTCGGAATGTCAAGAAAGAAGAACAATTGAAGGCGATCCCATTGGTTTTCTATACAGCGACGTATACGGACGAAAAAGATGAAGAGTTCGCTCTAGGATTAGGAGCTGACAAATTTATTCGGAAACCCAAAGAGCCGGATGAATTCATGAAGATTATAAAAGGAATAGTCAGCGATAGAAAGCAAGGCAAGGTCATCTCTAAACCGCCTGATTCACAAGAGGAGAAGGAAGTCTTCCGGTTATATAGCGAACGGCTGGTGATGAAGCTAGAGAAAAAGATGCTGGACCTTGAAAAAGAAATCACAGAGCGCAAACATGCGGAAGAGAGACAAGCAGAATTTGGACGGATCTTAGAGACCTCCTTGAACGAGCTCTATGTGTTTGATGGTGAAACCCTACGATGTATACTGGTGAATAAGGGTGCACGGGAAAATCTTGGGTATTCAATGGAGGAGCTTCGAGGCCTCTCGCTTCCCGATCTTTTGGAAGAGGTTTCTCCTGGGCCGCTTAGAGAACAGCTCGAAGCACTCCGGATTGGGAATCAACACCGTGTTCAGGTTATCTCTGCTCACCGACGAAAGGATGGGACGACGTATCCGGTCGAGATGCATCTCGAGTGCTCAACTTTTGAATCTTCACCAGTGTTCGTGGCGATCGTTCTTGATATTACTGAACGGCAGAAAGCCGAAGAGGCTCTTAGTCAAGCGGAGACTCAACTTCGCCAAGCGCAAAAGATGGAAGTCATGGGCATTCTCGCTGGTGGAATTGCTCATGATTTCAATAATATCCTGTCGGCGATCCTCGTATACGCTGATCTCAGTATGCATCTCGTTCAAAAGGAAAGCCGAATCTATAGCAACCTACAAGAAGTGCTCGCGGCTGGGAATCGAGCTAAAGATCTTGTCAGGCAGGTCCTCGCATTCAGCCGTCAAAGTGAACAGGGGCAGAGACCAATACAGCTTCGCCCAATCATTCAGGAAGCCCTGTCGCTACTTCGGGCATCCCTGCCTGCCACCATTGAGGTCCAGCAACACTACAACACGGAATCGGATGTCATTTTAGCAGATCCCACACAGATTCATCAGGTGATGATGAACCTCTGCACGAACGCTTACCATGCAATGGGGGAGAAGGGGGGCATCCTGAAAATACGGTTGGAGTCTATCGAAGTACCCTCCGAAGTCGCTGCTTCCCAACTACATCAGAACCCAGGAGCGTATGTTCGGATCACCGTAGCAGACACAGGCCTTGGTATGGCCGCCGAGGTACGTGAGCAGATATTCAAACCCTATTTCACCACAAAAGAGGAGTCGGGTGGAACCGGCTTAGGTCTAGCAATAGTACACAGCATTGTCACCAAATACGGAGGAGTTATCAGAGTGGAAAGTACACCAGAGCAGGGTACTGTCTTTGAAATCGATCTCCCTCATCTCGACGTGCCTGCTGCAGTTGAGACACCTTCTGAGGATTCCATCCCCGGAGGGAGTGGACATATTTTATTTGTGGATGATGAGGAGGTCCTGGTTTTTTTCTGGAAGCAGGCTTTAGAGGATCTCGGATATACGGTCGAGGTTCGAACGAGCAGCGTGGAAGCACTGGAGGTTTTCCGTAACGCTCCGGACGCTTTTCATGCGGTGATTACTGATATGACCATGCCTCACATGACCGGTGAAGTGTTGGCACGCGAGATTTTGCAGATCAGACCTAACCTCCCAATTATTCTTTGCACCAGTTTCGGCCAAAGCAGTGAATCTATGAAAGTCCAAGCGACAGGAATACAAACCTGTTTAAGGAAACCTCTCTTGATTCGAGATCTTGCCATTGCTCTTCATCAAGTCTTGGGGCAGAAACATGGAGGAAACGTGTGA